Proteins encoded by one window of Candidatus Poribacteria bacterium:
- a CDS encoding sulfatase, translated as MNVICICLDTFRADIIGEGKKYSHVQTPNLDALASESVRFTRAFGEGQPTLQVRRANFTGMRSFPWRYNFDRRGHWHHAPGWHKIPPEQDTIAEILLERGYLTALIADTYHMFKPTMNFSRGFAHFDFIRGQESDNWHSGDPRLIEEQLRKHVREPINWQRHAGLVNYLLSQRHRQSEDDYSCARVFRAAADWLEDNHTVGPFFLWIDSFDPHEPWDPPKSYADIYFSDYSGKDFITPGSANEGEGPTEDERRRIEALYLGEVTFVDKWVGVLLDKIEQLSIGDETLVVLMSDHGTQLRDHGSFGKGPNKLHPFNTQLNLMIRHPEGPNDTDISAFVQNHDLMPTLLSLLDIPCNWTDGEDMWQLVTQEKASLRERIITGWAGFITGNARGRVSVRDNHWNFCTSVGYNDPNGDELFDVRSDPEEKVNVASDHPTVVAERRRDIEALIGQPLPGHFIEVCDPGHAPMTYWLQKKLAEM; from the coding sequence ATGAACGTTATCTGTATCTGTTTGGACACGTTTCGTGCGGACATCATCGGCGAAGGCAAGAAATATAGCCACGTTCAGACACCAAACCTTGATGCCTTGGCATCGGAGAGTGTCCGTTTCACACGCGCTTTTGGTGAGGGGCAACCGACGCTTCAGGTGCGACGCGCAAACTTCACCGGGATGCGAAGTTTCCCGTGGAGATATAACTTCGATCGACGCGGGCATTGGCACCACGCACCCGGCTGGCACAAGATTCCGCCCGAACAGGATACGATCGCCGAGATCTTGCTGGAACGGGGTTATTTGACTGCTCTCATTGCCGATACCTATCACATGTTCAAGCCGACGATGAACTTCTCGCGCGGGTTCGCACACTTCGATTTCATCCGTGGACAGGAATCGGATAACTGGCACAGCGGCGATCCGAGATTGATTGAGGAACAACTCCGCAAGCATGTCCGTGAACCCATCAATTGGCAACGCCATGCCGGACTCGTCAATTATCTCTTGTCGCAGCGGCATCGTCAATCCGAGGACGACTATAGTTGTGCGCGTGTTTTCCGAGCAGCAGCTGATTGGCTTGAGGATAATCATACCGTCGGTCCGTTTTTCTTATGGATCGATAGTTTTGATCCACATGAGCCGTGGGATCCACCGAAATCTTATGCAGACATCTATTTCTCTGATTATTCTGGGAAGGATTTCATCACGCCGGGCAGTGCGAACGAAGGCGAGGGGCCTACGGAAGATGAACGCCGTCGGATTGAGGCACTCTACCTTGGTGAAGTGACGTTCGTCGATAAATGGGTCGGCGTTCTCCTTGATAAGATAGAGCAGCTGAGTATCGGCGACGAGACGTTGGTTGTCTTGATGTCCGATCACGGTACACAACTCCGCGACCACGGGAGCTTCGGGAAGGGACCGAACAAATTACATCCGTTCAATACGCAGCTGAACCTTATGATTCGGCATCCAGAAGGACCGAATGATACAGACATTTCGGCGTTTGTACAGAACCACGACCTGATGCCGACGCTCCTCAGTTTGCTTGATATTCCCTGTAATTGGACAGATGGTGAGGATATGTGGCAACTCGTTACGCAGGAGAAAGCCTCCCTTCGTGAACGTATCATCACAGGTTGGGCGGGCTTTATTACTGGGAATGCGCGCGGACGCGTCAGCGTGCGCGATAATCATTGGAACTTCTGTACATCCGTCGGTTATAACGATCCTAACGGCGATGAACTCTTTGATGTCCGCAGCGATCCAGAGGAGAAAGTAAACGTCGCAAGTGACCATCCAACGGTTGTGGCAGAGCGGCGACGGGATATTGAGGCACTCATCGGACAACCCTTACCGGGACATTTCATCGAGGTCTGTGATCCAGGGCATGCCCCGATGACCTATTGGCTTCAGAAGAAACTGGCAGAGATGTAA
- the pyrF gene encoding orotidine-5'-phosphate decarboxylase has protein sequence MRDKLIVALDTDDSENIDWLSGTLIDIVPWVKIGFQAFSTLGTEGFPWLSGRGHKIFLDLKFHDIPNTVARDVGTMTKYGANMINMHAAGGLEMMQAARDSADDAAYEADIPRPILLGVTILTSIDETGFQQSFGSERGLTKQVVYLAQLAQEAGLSGVVASPLEIEPIRKACGDKFVIVTPGIRPTWAESGDQRRITTPAEAIRRGADYIVVGRPIIEAEDPLEATEMILDEMREA, from the coding sequence TTGAGAGATAAGTTAATTGTGGCTTTGGATACAGATGACAGTGAAAATATTGATTGGTTATCTGGGACACTTATAGATATAGTACCTTGGGTTAAGATAGGCTTTCAGGCGTTCAGTACCCTTGGGACCGAAGGCTTTCCGTGGCTCAGCGGGAGAGGACATAAAATCTTTCTTGACCTGAAATTCCACGACATTCCCAACACGGTCGCACGCGATGTAGGGACGATGACGAAATACGGCGCAAATATGATTAACATGCACGCCGCCGGTGGACTTGAGATGATGCAAGCCGCCAGAGACAGTGCCGATGATGCTGCCTACGAAGCGGATATTCCGAGACCTATTCTACTCGGTGTAACCATTCTAACGAGCATTGATGAAACCGGCTTTCAGCAGAGTTTCGGTTCAGAACGCGGGCTTACAAAACAGGTCGTCTATCTTGCACAGTTGGCACAGGAAGCAGGATTAAGTGGCGTTGTCGCATCGCCGTTAGAGATCGAACCCATACGGAAGGCGTGCGGCGATAAGTTTGTAATCGTGACACCCGGTATCCGTCCCACTTGGGCAGAGAGTGGCGACCAGCGTCGCATTACCACACCCGCCGAAGCGATCCGCCGGGGAGCAGATTATATTGTCGTCGGTAGACCGATTATCGAGGCAGAGGATCCCTTAGAGGCTACCGAAATGATACTTGACGAAATGCGGGAGGCATAA